A single region of the Ancylobacter novellus DSM 506 genome encodes:
- a CDS encoding HAD family hydrolase produces MSFDLVIFDCDGVLVDSEILSCRCLSEVLGRYGVEVGVDEVFRRFLGRSTVSIVSELRAAGHAIPDDFPQVLRRDIRNAFAAELKPIENIVDVVRRLARKYCVASSSDLDRVEFSLGLTGLAELFDGRIFTAQMVKHGKPAPDLFLLAAERMEVSPARTLVIEDSVSGVQAAKAAGMTAWGFVGGSHYAARDGRDLLKRAGADRVFERMTDFGLASGAVRAAG; encoded by the coding sequence ATGAGTTTCGACCTCGTCATCTTCGACTGTGACGGCGTGCTGGTGGACAGCGAGATCCTCAGCTGCCGCTGCCTGAGCGAGGTCCTCGGGCGCTATGGCGTCGAGGTCGGCGTCGACGAGGTGTTCCGTCGCTTCCTCGGCCGCAGCACCGTCTCCATCGTCTCCGAGCTGCGCGCCGCCGGCCATGCCATTCCCGACGACTTCCCGCAGGTGCTCCGCCGCGACATTCGCAATGCCTTCGCCGCCGAGCTGAAGCCGATCGAGAACATCGTCGATGTCGTCCGCCGGCTGGCGCGCAAATACTGCGTCGCTTCCTCCAGCGACCTCGACCGTGTCGAGTTCTCGCTCGGCCTCACCGGCCTCGCCGAACTGTTCGACGGCCGCATCTTCACCGCCCAGATGGTGAAGCACGGCAAGCCGGCGCCGGACCTGTTCCTTCTGGCCGCCGAGCGCATGGAGGTGTCGCCGGCGCGCACGCTCGTCATCGAGGACAGCGTCAGCGGCGTGCAAGCGGCCAAGGCCGCTGGTATGACGGCGTGGGGATTCGTCGGCGGCAGCCATTATGCGGCGCGTGACGGACGTGACTTGCTCAAGCGGGCGGGGGCGGATCGGGTGTTCGAGCGGATGACCGATTTCGGGTTGGCAAGCGGCGCCGTCCGCGCGGCGGGCTGA
- a CDS encoding sugar-binding transcriptional regulator, protein MAASDSEPSRLDAAARAGWLYFIAGNTQDEIARKLGVSRATAQRLVSLCLSERLITFRLEHPIAACMELAARMKDAFGLTHCEVVPTDPAAPQSLAGVAERAAALLESVLAADTPAIVAIGTGRVMRATVEQVRSMDRPNHQLVSLVGNISPDGSASFFDSVARLADITKARHYPMPLPVFVSSAQERAQLLRIHAVTRIRAIAEKADLRLMGVGQIGQGAPLHVDGFISREELLELMRLGAVGELTGWAYDVEGRIIEGGSNERVTSVPHAIPASALAVGVAIGEAKVAAIRAALAGGALNGFITDEATAKALLAL, encoded by the coding sequence ATGGCCGCCTCGGATTCCGAGCCCTCGCGCCTCGACGCCGCCGCGCGCGCGGGCTGGCTCTATTTCATCGCCGGCAACACCCAGGACGAGATCGCCCGCAAGCTCGGCGTCTCGCGTGCCACGGCGCAGCGGCTGGTCTCGCTGTGCCTGTCCGAGCGGCTGATCACCTTCCGGCTGGAGCATCCCATCGCCGCCTGCATGGAGCTGGCGGCGCGGATGAAGGACGCCTTCGGCCTCACCCATTGCGAGGTGGTGCCGACCGATCCGGCGGCGCCGCAGTCGCTGGCGGGGGTGGCCGAGCGCGCGGCGGCGTTGCTGGAATCCGTGCTCGCCGCCGACACGCCGGCCATCGTCGCCATCGGCACCGGGCGCGTGATGCGCGCGACGGTGGAGCAGGTGCGCTCCATGGACCGGCCGAACCACCAGCTGGTCTCGCTGGTCGGCAACATCTCGCCGGACGGCTCGGCGAGCTTCTTCGATTCGGTGGCGCGGCTCGCCGACATAACCAAGGCCCGGCACTACCCGATGCCGCTGCCGGTCTTCGTCTCCTCGGCGCAGGAGCGCGCGCAGCTCCTGCGCATCCACGCCGTCACCCGCATCCGCGCCATCGCCGAGAAGGCGGATCTGCGGCTGATGGGCGTCGGCCAGATCGGGCAGGGGGCGCCGCTGCATGTCGACGGCTTCATCAGCCGCGAGGAGCTGCTTGAATTGATGCGCCTCGGCGCGGTGGGCGAGCTCACCGGCTGGGCCTATGACGTCGAGGGACGCATCATCGAGGGTGGCTCGAACGAGCGCGTCACCAGCGTGCCGCATGCCATCCCCGCGAGCGCCCTCGCGGTCGGCGTCGCCATAGGCGAGGCCAAGGTGGCGGCCATCCGTGCCGCGCTCGCCGGCGGCGCGCTGAACGGCTTCATCACCGACGAGGCCACGGCCAAGGCGCTGCTGGCGCTCTGA
- a CDS encoding ABC transporter substrate-binding protein: MRKAIGALVGASALLAAAPSLAQTTLTIATVNNGDMIRMQGLTSDFTAKNPGINVKWVTLEENVLRQRVTTDIATKGGQFDVLTIGTYEVPIWAKQKWLLPLDDLGAAYDAKDILPKIADAVSVGGTLYAAPFYGESSMMMYRTDLFEKAGLKMPESPSWDFVFDAARKLTDKSAGVYGICLRGKAGWGENMAFLTAMANSYGARWFDEKWQPQFNTPEWKATLTDYVAIMKEAGPPGSSSNGFNENLALFNSGKCAMWIDATVAASFVSNPKESKVADKVGFALAPNKGLGKNANWLWAWNLAIPAGSKKVDAAKKFIAWATSKGYTELVASKEGWANVPPGTRTSLYQNEAYLSAAPFARLTLASIDSADPNHPTVKPVPYVGVQYAAIPEFQGIGTQVGQQFSAALSGATTVDAALTAAQASTEREMRRAGYLK, from the coding sequence ATGAGGAAGGCCATCGGCGCCCTTGTGGGCGCGTCCGCGCTTCTTGCTGCCGCCCCGTCGCTCGCACAGACCACGCTGACCATCGCCACGGTGAACAATGGCGACATGATCCGCATGCAGGGTCTGACCAGCGACTTCACCGCCAAGAACCCCGGCATCAACGTCAAATGGGTGACGCTCGAGGAGAACGTGCTGCGCCAGCGCGTCACCACCGACATCGCCACCAAGGGCGGCCAGTTCGACGTGCTGACCATCGGCACCTACGAAGTGCCGATCTGGGCCAAGCAGAAATGGCTGCTGCCGCTCGACGACCTCGGCGCGGCCTATGACGCCAAGGACATCCTGCCGAAGATCGCCGACGCCGTGTCGGTCGGCGGCACGCTCTACGCCGCGCCGTTCTACGGCGAGAGCTCGATGATGATGTACCGCACCGACCTGTTCGAGAAGGCCGGTCTGAAGATGCCGGAGAGCCCGAGCTGGGACTTCGTCTTCGACGCCGCCCGCAAGCTCACCGACAAGTCCGCCGGCGTCTACGGCATCTGCCTGCGCGGCAAGGCCGGCTGGGGCGAGAACATGGCGTTCCTGACCGCCATGGCCAATTCCTACGGCGCCCGCTGGTTCGACGAGAAGTGGCAGCCGCAGTTCAACACGCCGGAATGGAAGGCGACGCTGACCGATTACGTCGCTATCATGAAGGAAGCCGGCCCGCCCGGCTCCTCCTCCAACGGCTTCAACGAGAACCTTGCCCTGTTCAATTCCGGCAAGTGCGCCATGTGGATCGACGCCACCGTGGCCGCCTCCTTCGTCAGCAACCCGAAGGAATCCAAGGTCGCCGACAAGGTCGGCTTCGCGCTGGCGCCGAACAAGGGCCTCGGCAAGAACGCCAACTGGCTGTGGGCCTGGAACCTCGCCATTCCCGCGGGCTCCAAGAAGGTCGACGCGGCCAAGAAGTTCATCGCCTGGGCGACATCCAAGGGCTACACCGAGCTCGTAGCCTCGAAGGAGGGCTGGGCCAACGTGCCGCCCGGCACGCGCACCTCTCTCTACCAGAACGAGGCCTACCTCTCCGCCGCGCCCTTCGCCAGGCTGACATTGGCTTCCATCGACTCGGCAGATCCGAACCATCCGACGGTGAAGCCGGTGCCCTATGTCGGCGTGCAATACGCCGCCATCCCCGAGTTCCAGGGCATCGGCACGCAGGTCGGCCAGCAATTCTCCGCCGCGCTGTCGGGCGCCACCACGGTCGACGCGGCGCTCACCGCGGCGCAGGCCTCGACCGAGCGCGAGATGAGGCGCGCCGGCTACCTCAAATAG
- a CDS encoding carbohydrate ABC transporter permease — MATQQTQTLGRLLLTPAVALLFVWMIIPLGMTIYFSLLSYNLLNPGMERFIGLENYVYFLTDPAFLASLRNTLVLVGSVLIITVVVGTLVALLLDQAFVGRSIVRLMVIAPFFVMPTVSALVWKNLLMHPVSGMFAWIMTSVGLEPIDWFAQYPLFSIVLIVAWQWTPFAALILLTALQSLDEEQREAALMDGAGAFSTFLYITLPHLARPIAVVILIETIFLLTVFAEIYVTTGGGPGLQTTNIAFLIYSQALIQYDVGGASAGGLVAVVIANILAIFLMRIVGRSLEV, encoded by the coding sequence ATGGCAACCCAGCAGACACAGACGCTCGGCCGGCTGCTGCTCACCCCGGCCGTGGCGCTGCTCTTCGTGTGGATGATCATCCCGCTCGGGATGACGATCTACTTCTCGCTGCTCAGCTACAACTTGCTCAATCCGGGGATGGAGCGGTTCATCGGGCTGGAGAACTACGTCTACTTCCTCACCGATCCCGCCTTCCTCGCCTCGCTGCGCAACACGCTGGTGCTGGTCGGCTCGGTGCTCATCATCACCGTCGTCGTCGGCACGCTGGTGGCACTATTGCTGGATCAGGCCTTCGTCGGGCGCTCGATCGTGCGGCTGATGGTGATCGCCCCGTTCTTCGTCATGCCCACCGTGAGCGCGCTGGTCTGGAAGAACCTGCTGATGCATCCGGTGTCGGGCATGTTCGCCTGGATCATGACCTCGGTCGGGCTGGAACCGATCGACTGGTTCGCGCAGTACCCGCTCTTCTCCATCGTCCTCATCGTCGCCTGGCAGTGGACGCCCTTCGCGGCGCTGATCCTGCTCACGGCGCTGCAATCGCTCGACGAGGAGCAGCGGGAGGCGGCGCTGATGGACGGCGCCGGCGCCTTCTCGACCTTCCTCTACATCACCCTGCCGCACCTCGCCCGGCCCATCGCGGTGGTGATCCTGATCGAGACCATCTTCCTGCTCACCGTCTTCGCCGAGATCTATGTGACGACGGGCGGCGGGCCGGGCCTTCAGACCACCAACATCGCCTTCCTCATCTATTCGCAGGCGCTCATCCAATACGACGTCGGCGGCGCTTCGGCGGGCGGCCTTGTGGCGGTGGTCATCGCCAACATCCTGGCCATCTTCCTGATGCGCATCGTCGGCCGGAGCCTGGAGGTCTGA